The following are encoded together in the Anaerostipes caccae L1-92 genome:
- a CDS encoding transcriptional regulator GutM produces the protein MNNNLFGVVLLFLAMAVVSRLMALPQIHRLNKQLVKIRKSGPVSSVGLARHWKGNRAYVLVTDEEGNIICGYKTSGNFVFSGFREDHELRERNYREIIEDLGKKKKLSQLEKAKCMAAEYLEDGFKKQKQADAA, from the coding sequence ATGAACAACAATTTGTTTGGTGTTGTGCTGTTATTTTTGGCGATGGCCGTTGTGAGCAGGCTGATGGCACTGCCTCAGATCCACAGGCTGAATAAACAGCTTGTAAAGATCAGGAAGTCGGGCCCGGTGTCCAGCGTAGGGCTCGCCCGTCACTGGAAGGGGAACCGCGCTTATGTACTGGTTACCGATGAGGAAGGGAATATTATCTGCGGTTATAAGACAAGCGGGAATTTTGTGTTTTCAGGATTTCGGGAGGATCATGAACTTAGGGAGAGAAATTACCGTGAAATTATAGAAGATCTGGGAAAAAAGAAAAAGCTGTCTCAGCTTGAAAAAGCAAAATGTATGGCGGCTGAGTATCTGGAAGATGGATTTAAAAAGCAGAAGCAGGCAGATGCCGCATAA